Proteins found in one Fusarium keratoplasticum isolate Fu6.1 chromosome 12, whole genome shotgun sequence genomic segment:
- a CDS encoding Zn(2)-C6 fungal-type domain-containing protein gives MAAPRITKSTGLASLACTGCRKQHLKCDGKKPTCSRCVQNGTPCNYQPSRRGGRRKPRDLTAGRGLQPLRPSIGPGDDDSVSASSPTVPEVPRSEPSRLSATDDAPSDGNVLSYFSGISTDHLLWPGLGPKDFSNQGQVSSISRPPTDSERFIRMYYENFHNAHPILVPASMYTSRAYPTYLQLVVDFAGSHFVQLSPSEQLKTKVATELSSSTDKSACMVQAWLIYAIVLFSRGDLTEAQDAFSHCTTIAFDIGLHRADYASSQHPERSIEAESLRRTWWELFITDVIMALPQKTISFRCSAVCPEVPLPCEESLYTGTHDIPEPRRILDFKRRVLFEEDIIFSSFSYRIEAISILGRVLVLNRLRDYHRDHLQAVENALVSWSNHLPTKKLDIVDSYGNIDEIMFQAHAMIAYAGMLLHLPRSSYHPHLCSNEDPFWPMAQAQSLSSSTRLVHSIKATEASRRISDYISLCPNIQKHTPCIIPALVLCGLIQLATSNSHSDECFDHHYNRITLILGCLKNLKRTWNLADSAYHRVRSCAATLISESMDRWNSEPLSKSIALTTSTPSESGQANNRPADSTVVQGAQETTIPELDPSFIDRLCYSSSLFSSLPDFEIS, from the coding sequence ATGGCAGCTCCCAGGATCACCAAAAGCACTGGGCTCGCATCTCTCGCTTGCACCGGGTGCAGGAAGCAACATCTCAAATGCGATGGCAAGAAGCCGACCTGCTCACGATGCGTCCAGAACGGTACACCGTGCAACTACCAACCTTCGCGACGCGGGGGACGCAGAAAACCGAGGGATCTTACCGCCGGGAGAGGACTTCAGCCGCTTCGACCTTCAATCGGACCTGGAGATGATGATAGTGTCAGTGCTAGTTCTCCGACTGTGCCAGAGGTTCCTCGTTCAGAACCGTCTCGCCTTTCAGCGACAGATGATGCTCCATCAGATGGAAATGTCCTCTCGTACTTTTCCGGAATAAGCACCGATCATCTCCTCTGGCCAGGTCTAGGACCCAAAGACTTCAGCAACCAGGGTCAAGTGTCATCGATAAGCAGACCTCCCACCGACAGTGAGCGGTTCATTCGGATGTACTACGAGAACTTTCACAATGCTCACCCGATCCTTGTCCCGGCATCCATGTATACCTCACGAGCATATCCCACTTATCTACAGCTCGTGGTCGACTTTGCGGGATCTCACTTTGTTCAACTGAGCCCCTCTGAGCAGCTCAAGACAAAAGTTGCTACGGAGCTTTCTTCCAGCACGGATAAGTCGGCATGTATGGTTCAAGCATGGTTGATCTACGCAATTGTGTTATTCTCACGGGGCGACCTTACCGAGGCACAAGATGCCTTTTCACACTGCACGACTATCGCCTTTGATATTGGCCTACATCGCGCAGATTACGCGTCATCTCAACACCCTGAGAGATCCATCGAAGCAGAGAGTCTGCGGAGGACATGGTGGGAGCTCTTCATCACCGACGTCATCATGGCACTTCCTCAAAAGACCATCTCTTTCCGCTGCAGTGCTGTCTGTCCAGAAGTCCCTTTGCCGTGCGAAGAGTCGCTCTACACAGGCACACACGACATTCCAGAACCGCGCAGGATTCTCGACTTTAAGCGGAGGGTTCTTTTCGAAGAGGATATTATCTTTTCGTCTTTCAGCTATCGGATCGAAGCTATCAGCATCTTGGGACGGGTCCTTGTGCTGAACCGATTACGAGACTATCACCGCGATCACCTTCAAGCAGTCGAGAATGCGCTCGTCAGTTGGTCAAATCACCTCcccaccaagaagctggacaTCGTGGACTCGTACGGAAACATCGACGAGATCATGTTCCAAGCACATGCAATGATTGCGTATGCTGGCATGTTACTACATCTTCCACGCAGCAGCTATCACCCTCATTTGTGCAGCAACGAGGATCCCTTCTGGCCTATGGCGCAGGCCCAGTCGTTGTCCAGCTCGACTCGTTTGGTGCACAGCATCAAAGCAACCGAAGCTTCAAGGCGAATATCGGATTACATCTCGCTCTGTCCGAATATCCAGAAACATACTCCTTGCATCATTCCAGCCCTGGTTCTCTGCGGTTTGATACAGCTGGCTACTTCAAATAGTCACTCTGACGAATGCTTCGACCACCACTACAACCGAATCACGCTGATTCTCGGCTGTttgaagaacttgaagaGGACCTGGAACTTGGCAGATTCTGCTTACCACCGCGTCCGATCATGCGCCGCAACTCTCATCTCAGAGTCAATGGACAGGTGGAATTCCGAGCCTCTATCGAAATCCATCGCCTTGACTACTTCAACGCCGAGTGAATCTGGCCAAGCAAACAACAGACCTGCGGACTCGACGGTAGTGCAAGGGGCACAAGAAACGACAATACCAGAACTAGACCCGAGTTTCATCGACCGGTTATGCTATAGTTCTTCACTCTTCAGCTCGCTTCCTGATTTTGAGATTAGTTGA
- a CDS encoding C2H2-type domain-containing protein, translated as MAEVSRAASEPQIAALVARSLTSFKALTSTLQDDHTRASQSSSCLARFKLWAGNLGAHRPSGSRSLEYRLRDASNIRKLVISLLQDLCTLVANGGSIPDTISESHDEVEDDLADYFNEDEDSDRSEVEQILDEIAHVVDCLLRLSVTIRNPAPHDQFLSRAGEGLVKEFVYWDAKHVQDKFPNVDKDLADRLGRAMARRRQYFKYREEHKSRLAEGLDEDDADFGARATTIASSLPEHLKEASKSTEASETQLAILDDGRSDASATSYATSSPDSTQLRVPPIPKEHIDGSFKCPFCHMIVSIDTRHAWKKHVFRDLRPYVCLSEACQAPDHLYTRRNDWKMHMRREHWKTWYCPFGCDAEFDSAKGFHSHVKTAHEQNVSLEKIHALEGLSSRADIANAKGRCPLCYDFQIESKKQYEKHVGQHLEHLALFTLPDTGGEGDDDEDGNEDKEEERLDDGDEDDDDDEEEEDEEEDWLATDDPRTKVADQQQKAATEASDKLNREAQESREIHQAAKKIIVDGDEEALAEAVASFEEESKMAAAVAEAKGATEKAAQELKEKIQKETKAKPEESEKAEQAPIRFKDAVGRHFAFPFRLCATWQGMEDLIKQSFPQVEVVGPHVMEGRYDLIGPDGEIILPSVWEKVVQPDWAITMRMWPGYEMPPSRTRWTHQPVKSPPPAPRKEDPEKIRLEAELAAFKAMEEKQKAAEKEKEVEAQIRKEAEEAFRRRMEATRIAQEEAKEEIKKARIGAGRAARERMETERKAEKERARKHDEAMARLWVQVKMRAAMEKREEEGEAQMKIEAERMAAMGNREKEEED; from the exons ATGGCAGAGGTGTCTCGGGCCGCCTCGGAACCCCAAATCGCCGCCTTGGTTGCTCGCAGCCTCACCTCGTTCAAGGCGCTGACCTCAACGCTGCAAGATGACCATACCCGAGCCTCGCAATCCAGCTCTTGCTTAGCGAGGTTTAAACTATGGGCTGGAAACCTAGGAGCCCATCGCCCTTCCGGGAGTCGCTCGCTCGAGTACCGTCTACGCGACGCGTCGAACATCCGCAAGTTGGTCATCTCCCTGCTCCAGGATCTCT GCACCCTCGTCGCCAACGGAGGCAGCATCCCTGACACAATCAGCGAGAGCCATGACGAGGTGGAAGACGACCTAGCCGACTACTTCAATGAAGACGAAGACTCTGACAGGTCCGAGGTTGAGCAGATACTTGATGAGATTGCTCACGTGGTAGACTGCCTTCTCCGTTTATCTGTCACAATACGCAATCCAGCGCCTCACGACCAGTTCCTGTCTCGGGCGGGGGAGGGCCTCGTCAAGGAATTCGTGTACTGGGATGCCAAGCACGTCCAGGACAAGTTCCCAAATGTGGACAAAGACCTTGCAGACAGACTCGGCAGGGCTATGGCCCGTAGGCGGCAGTATTTCAAGTATAGGGAGGAGCACAAGAGCCGCCTGGCTGAGGGcttggacgaggacgatgcgGATTTCGGAGCACGAGCGACGACAATCGCTTCATCTCTCCCCGAGCATCTAAAGGAGGCAAGCAAGAGCACCGAGGCTAGCGAGACTCAGCTTGCCAtacttgatgatggccgtTCTGATGCCTCGGCGACGTCGTATGCCACCTCAAGTCCTGATTCGACCCAGCTGCGAGTCCCGCCAATACCGAAGGAGCACATCGACGGGTCGTTTAAGTGTCCGTTCTGCCACATGATAGTCTCGATAGACACGAGGCATGCCTGGAA GAAGCACGTTTTCAGAGATCTTCGACCATATGTCTGTCTCTCAGAGGCCTGTCAGGCACCAGATCACCTCTATACGCGCCGCAACGACTGGAAGATGCACATGAGGAGGGAGCACTGGAAGACCTGGTACTGTCCCTTTGGATGCGATGCAGAATTCGACAGCGCCAAGGGCTTTCACAGCCACGTCAAGACAGCCCACGAGCAGAATGTATCTCTCGAGAAGATACACGCGCTAGAGGGTCTCAGCAGCCGCGCAGACATAGCGAATGCCAAAGGTCGATGCCCTCTGTGTTATGATTTCCAAatcgagtccaagaagcagTATGAGAAGCACGTTGGGCAGCATCTGGAGCACCTTGCGCTATTTACCTTGCCTGACACAGGGGGGGaaggcgatgacgacgaagatgggAACGAAgacaaggaggaagagaggctcgacgatggagatgaagacgacgacgacgacgaagaagaagaagatgaggaggaggattggCTTGCAACGGACGACCCCAGAACCAAGGTTGCTGATCAACAACAGAAAGCTGCGACTGAAGCCTCCGACAAGCTGAATAGAGAGGCCCAAGAATCTCGAGAAATTCATCAAGCCGCGAAGAAGATCATCGTTGAcggtgatgaggaggcaCTGGCCGAGGCGGTAGCTAGTTTTGAAGAGGAATCGAAGATGGCTGCAGCCGTAGCTGAGGCTAAGGGAGCCACAGAGAAGGCTGCCcaggagctgaaggagaagatTCAGAAGGAGACCAAGGCGAAGCCTgaggagagcgagaaggCCGAGCAGGCCCCAATCAGATTTAAGGACGCTGTCGGTCGGCATTTTGCCTTCCCTTTCCGGCTTTGCGCGACTTGGCAG GGCATGGAGGACCTCATCAAGCAATCGTTCCCACAAGTTGAGGTTGTAGGGCCTCATGTTATGGAGGGCCGTTACGATCTGATCGGCCCTGACGGCGAAATTATCCTTCCCTCTGTTTGGGAGAAGGTGGTTCAGCCGGACTGGGCCATCACTATGAGAATGTGGCCGGGGTACGAGATGCCTCCATCCCGCACCCGCTGGACTCATCAGCCTGTGAAGTCCCCGCCCCCGGCTCCTCGGAAGGAGGACCCTGAGAAGATCCGATTGGAGGCTGAACTTGCTGCCTTTAAGGCCATGGAGGAAAAGCAAAAGGCTgcggagaaggaaaaagaggtTGAGGCTCAGATCCGCAAGGAGGCCGAAGAGGCCTTCCGTCGCCGGATGGAGGCAACGAGAATTGCTcaggaagaggccaaggaggagatcaaAAAGGCAAGAATTGGCGCTGGAAGGGCCGCCCGCGAGAGGATGGAGACTGAACgaaaggccgagaaggagcgAGCTCGAAAACACGACGAGGCTATGGCTCGACTGTGGGTTCAAGTCAAGATGAGGGCCGCCATGGAaaagagggaggaggagggggaggccCAAATGAAGATCGAGGCAGAGCGAATGGCTGCCATGGGAAAcagggagaaggaggaggaggactaG